A genomic window from Heptranchias perlo isolate sHepPer1 chromosome 20, sHepPer1.hap1, whole genome shotgun sequence includes:
- the LOC137336071 gene encoding zinc finger protein 271-like: protein HKDTRTTEKPWKCGDCGKGFNSPSKLEIHRRNHTGERPFTCSVCGKGFTQSYTLLTHQRFHFDERPFKCSDCEKRFKSKSNLLTHQHTHTGERPFTCSVCGKGFTRSSTLLTHQRVHTGERPFTCSVCKKRFTRSSHLQRHQRVHSEERPFKCSDCGKRFKTRNELLRHQRTHTGERPFSCSVCKNRFTHSSHLLQHQQVHTDERPFKCSDCAKRFKTRNELLRHQRIHTGERPFTCTVCEKRFTWSSNLLRHQRVHTDERPFKCSDCEKRFKSKINLMTHQRSHTGEKPFTCSACGKGFTRSSDLLSHQRVHTGERPFTCFVCGKGFTRSSHLLSHQRVHTGERPFTCFVCGKGFTWSSNLLIHQRVHTGERPLICSVCKKRFTHSSHLLQHQQVHTDERPFKCPDCEKRFKIRNEMVRHQRTHTGERPFTCSLCEKRFTRSSNLLSHQRVHSDERPFNCSDCEKRFKRKIDLLTHQRTHTGERPFTCSVCGKGFTRSSTLLRHQRVHTGERPLNVLTLGRDLKSETNC, encoded by the coding sequence cacaaggacacccggaccacggagaaaccgtggaaatgtggggactgtgggaagggattcaattccccttcaaagctggaaattcatcgacgcaatcacaccggggagagaccgttcacctgctccgtgtgtgggaagggattcactcagtcatacaccctcctgacacaccagcgatttcactttgatgagagaccttttaaatgttcggactgtgagaagaggtttaaaagcaaaagtaacctgctgacacaccaacacactcacactggggagaggccgttcacctgctccgtttgtgggaagggattcactcggtcatccaccctgctgacacaccaacgagttcacactggggagaggccgttcacctgctccgtgtgtaagaagagatttactcggtcatcccacctacagagacaccagcgagttcactctgaagagagaccttttaaatgttctgactgtgggaagagatttaaaaccaGAAACGAactactgagacaccaacgcactcacactggggagaggccgttctcctgctccgtgtgtaagaacagattcactcattcatcacaccttctgcaacaccagcaagttcacactgatgagagaccttttaaatgttctgactgtgcgaAGAGATTTAAAACCAGAAACGAactactgagacaccaacgcattcacactggggagaggccgttcacctgcaccgtgtgtgagaagagatttacttggtcatccaacctgctgagacaccagcgagttcacactgatgagagaccttttaaatgttctgactgtgagaagagatttaaaagcaaaattaatcttatgacacaccaacgcagtcacactggggagaagccgttcacctgctctgcgtgtgggaagggattcactcggtcatcagaCCTTctatcacaccagcgagttcacactggggagagaccgttcacctgcttcgtgtgtgggaagggattcactcggtcatcccaccttctgtcacaccagcgagttcacactggggagaggccattcacctgcttcgtgtgtgggaagggattcacttggtcatccaacctgctgatacaccagcgagttcacactggggagagaccgctcatctgctctgtgtgtaagaagagattcactcattcatcacaccttctgcaacaccagcaagttcacactgatgagagaccttttaaatgtcctgactgtgagaagagatttaaaatcagaaacgaaatggtgagacaccaacgcactcacactggggagaggccgttcacctgctccttgtgtgagaagagatttactcggtcatccaaccttctgtcacaccagcgagttcactccgatgagagaccttttaattgTTCTgattgtgagaagagatttaaaagaaaaattgatctgctgacacaccagcgcactcacactggggagaggccattcacctgctccgtgtgtgggaagggattcactcggtcatccaccctgctgagacaccagcgagttcacactggtgagagacctttaaatgttctgactttgggaagagatttaaaatcagaaacaaactgctga